A stretch of the Armigeres subalbatus isolate Guangzhou_Male unplaced genomic scaffold, GZ_Asu_2 Contig1672, whole genome shotgun sequence genome encodes the following:
- the LOC134203205 gene encoding uncharacterized protein LOC134203205 isoform X2 codes for MLPKAKKPRSSAPTQRSYGNRKRAFEQRINQLTAAMEELKSSFNHEDQQCDKQSSGGSDDDEDDEQSANWVNNVLLDRE; via the coding sequence ATGCTACCGAAGGCCAAAAAACCTAGATCTAGTGCTCCAACACAAAGAAGCTATGGGAATAGGAAACGTGCTTTCGAACAACGGATTAATCAACTGACGGCTGCCATGGAGGAACTCAAATCTTCGTTTAATCATGAGGATCAGCAGTGTGACAAGCAATCCAGTGGAGGATCTGAcgacgacgaagacgacgaGCAGTCAGCTAACTGGGTAAATAATGTATTGCTCG